A genome region from Glutamicibacter arilaitensis Re117 includes the following:
- a CDS encoding TetR/AcrR family transcriptional regulator yields MTELENSKGTRPQRMPREARRRQLLQAAHQVFVAHGYHGASMDEIAEVALVSKPVLYQHFPGKRELYLALLDSHLADFSRQLDEAIRSTEDNRERVFATINTYYSYIKGESQAYRLIFESDVLSDPLIAHRIEQFNSSLASSIARVVVEDTDMSEDEGLLIGRGLAGLSQISARYWATSDSAVDQNSAVELISRLAWRGISQFPKEN; encoded by the coding sequence ATGACGGAACTCGAAAATAGCAAAGGCACTCGCCCGCAACGGATGCCCCGTGAAGCGCGACGCCGCCAGCTGCTTCAAGCAGCGCACCAGGTTTTCGTTGCCCATGGCTACCATGGCGCCTCCATGGATGAAATCGCCGAAGTCGCCTTGGTTTCCAAGCCAGTGCTCTACCAGCACTTCCCCGGCAAGCGCGAACTCTATCTAGCCTTGCTGGATTCGCACCTTGCCGACTTCAGCCGGCAGCTGGATGAAGCCATCCGCTCCACCGAAGATAACCGCGAGCGCGTCTTCGCCACCATCAACACGTACTACAGCTACATCAAGGGCGAATCCCAGGCCTACCGCCTGATCTTCGAATCCGATGTGCTCTCCGACCCGCTCATCGCCCATCGCATTGAACAGTTCAACAGCTCACTGGCCTCATCCATCGCCCGGGTCGTTGTTGAAGATACCGATATGAGCGAAGACGAAGGCCTGCTCATTGGCCGCGGACTCGCCGGACTGTCCCAGATTTCGGCACGCTATTGGGCTACCAGCGATTCCGCGGTGGACCAGAACTCGGCTGTCGAACTGATCTCCCGTTTAGCTTGGCGCGGAATTTCACAGTTCCCGAAAGAAAACTAG
- a CDS encoding DUF3107 domain-containing protein, whose protein sequence is MEIRIGIQNVAREVVLDSELSNAEVNELVSKAIADGSVLALKDLKGREVLVPSAGIAYVEVGPEEVRRVGFAQ, encoded by the coding sequence ATGGAAATCCGCATTGGCATTCAGAATGTCGCCCGCGAAGTTGTACTTGACTCCGAGCTGAGCAACGCAGAAGTCAACGAACTGGTCTCAAAGGCTATCGCCGACGGCTCAGTTCTGGCACTGAAGGATTTGAAGGGTCGCGAAGTCCTGGTACCTTCAGCTGGCATCGCCTACGTTGAGGTTGGCCCAGAAGAAGTTCGCCGCGTCGGCTTCGCACAGTAG
- a CDS encoding RNB domain-containing ribonuclease, translated as MTERRIHSPRPVPASSLAQLLLGLETEFEVPDPFDEPTLQAAEQAVAVLQLPEEDATQIPFFTIDPVGATDLDQAMFLERNDQGYTVHYAIADVPAFVALDSQLDQVARQRGQTYYLPHRKITLHPPLISEDQGSLLPDQTRPAFHWKISLDADGALGEVELKRVRIRSRAQLDYASAQARLDSGEPDEQLELLAEIGAARLNQEQLRGGASLNLPDQEIEEDGEGYKLVSRAPLPLEEHNAQISLVTGIAAARIMFKAGVGILRTMPAPDEEDKQEFRTQTQLLGKPWDSSISYGQYLHTLDVSDPKQLVIMHRAAALFRGADYQVIAGQPEEELIQAALAAPYAHTTAPLRRLVDRFVLLTCYLLSTGQPIPDQLTAALDELPGLMRTSSIAANRVNNAAVDLLEAYVLKSRIGEEFEAIVLKDAVAKDDGSLRPGTLQLVQDPVTGQFTGSAKPGTLVRVKLVQADPKTRKIGFEIVA; from the coding sequence GTGACTGAACGACGAATCCACAGCCCCCGCCCCGTGCCCGCCAGCTCGTTGGCCCAGCTCCTGCTGGGCCTGGAAACCGAGTTCGAGGTACCGGACCCCTTCGATGAGCCAACCCTGCAGGCCGCAGAACAGGCGGTAGCCGTACTCCAGCTTCCTGAAGAAGACGCCACGCAGATCCCGTTCTTCACCATTGATCCGGTGGGCGCCACCGATCTGGACCAGGCGATGTTCCTGGAGCGCAACGACCAGGGCTACACCGTGCACTACGCGATTGCGGACGTGCCGGCCTTCGTTGCACTGGACAGCCAGCTGGACCAGGTCGCCCGCCAACGCGGCCAGACCTACTACCTGCCGCATCGCAAGATCACCTTGCACCCGCCGTTGATCTCCGAAGATCAAGGTTCGCTGCTGCCTGACCAGACCCGTCCGGCCTTCCACTGGAAAATTTCCTTGGACGCCGATGGAGCACTGGGCGAGGTAGAGCTCAAACGCGTACGCATTCGTTCGCGCGCCCAACTGGACTACGCTTCGGCCCAAGCCCGGCTCGATTCAGGGGAACCGGACGAGCAATTGGAATTGCTCGCCGAAATCGGTGCGGCCCGGCTCAACCAAGAGCAGCTGCGCGGAGGGGCTTCGCTGAATCTCCCGGACCAGGAAATCGAGGAAGACGGCGAAGGCTACAAGCTGGTCAGCCGCGCCCCCTTGCCGCTGGAAGAGCATAACGCGCAGATCTCCCTGGTAACCGGAATCGCCGCCGCGCGCATCATGTTCAAGGCCGGGGTAGGCATCCTGCGCACCATGCCGGCCCCGGATGAAGAAGACAAGCAGGAATTCCGCACCCAGACACAGCTGCTGGGCAAGCCTTGGGATTCGTCCATCAGCTACGGGCAGTACCTGCACACCTTGGATGTCAGCGACCCCAAGCAACTGGTGATCATGCATCGCGCCGCAGCACTATTCCGCGGCGCGGACTACCAGGTCATTGCCGGGCAGCCAGAAGAAGAACTGATACAGGCCGCGCTGGCCGCGCCCTACGCGCACACCACGGCCCCGCTGCGCCGGCTGGTAGACCGCTTCGTGCTGCTCACCTGCTACTTGCTGTCCACCGGGCAGCCGATCCCAGATCAGCTCACCGCGGCACTCGATGAGCTGCCGGGGCTGATGCGCACCAGCTCGATCGCCGCGAACAGGGTTAATAATGCGGCCGTTGACCTGCTCGAAGCCTACGTACTCAAGTCCCGCATCGGGGAAGAATTCGAGGCTATCGTGCTCAAGGACGCGGTGGCCAAGGACGATGGAAGCCTGCGTCCCGGAACCTTGCAATTAGTGCAGGATCCGGTCACCGGCCAGTTCACCGGCAGCGCGAAGCCAGGAACCCTGGTGCGGGTGAAACTGGTCCAGGCCGATCCCAAAACGCGTAAGATCGGCTTCGAAATCGTGGCCTAG
- a CDS encoding DEAD/DEAH box helicase has translation MTDTTLSAQAAEPLDNESVEAEPAKQSFADLKVREDIVASLSEAGIEYPFPIQALTLPVALGGNDIIGQAKTGTGKTLGFGIPALQRVVREGDKGYEDLEFPGAPQALIVAPTRELAIQVGADLAQASKHSNISITTIYGGRPYEEQINALKAGTDVIVGTPGRLIDLNRQRVLNLKQVKTVVLDEADEMLDLGFLPDVERILAALPPVRQAMLFSATMPGAVITMARRYMTRPTHIRAQDPGDDDSLTKRNIRQLIYRAHNMDKDEMVARLLQAEGRGKTIIFTQTKRSAARLSDELIDRGFNAGSLHGDLGQGAREQALKAFRSGKVEILVATDVAARGIDVDDVTHVVNLQCPDDENTYLHRVGRTGRAGNTGTAVTFVDWDSVPRWSLINKALGLNVPEPVETYSSSPHFFADLEIPKGTKGRLQRAKKSAPAEGDGSPRRDESARTPRRRSSSRTRTRTVNGEQKHSSQGGAAEQDGARHGHSKGKQDRPARENERHRETHVSGEEQQAESGATARRRRPRRRTRSTEDGGQD, from the coding sequence GTGACTGACACGACTCTTTCGGCACAGGCTGCCGAACCACTAGACAACGAATCAGTTGAAGCAGAGCCAGCCAAGCAGAGCTTTGCCGATCTGAAAGTACGCGAAGACATTGTTGCTTCGCTTTCGGAAGCCGGTATCGAGTACCCCTTCCCCATCCAGGCCCTGACCCTTCCGGTCGCACTGGGTGGCAATGACATCATCGGACAGGCCAAGACCGGTACCGGCAAGACCTTGGGCTTCGGCATTCCTGCGCTGCAGCGCGTGGTTCGCGAAGGCGACAAGGGCTACGAAGATCTTGAATTCCCCGGTGCCCCGCAGGCGCTGATCGTGGCTCCAACCCGCGAGCTGGCTATCCAGGTCGGTGCCGATCTGGCCCAGGCTTCGAAGCACTCGAACATCTCGATCACCACCATCTACGGCGGCCGCCCGTATGAAGAGCAGATCAACGCCCTGAAGGCCGGCACCGACGTCATCGTTGGCACCCCAGGACGCCTGATCGACCTGAACCGCCAGCGCGTGCTGAACCTCAAGCAGGTCAAGACCGTGGTCCTGGATGAGGCCGACGAAATGCTGGATCTGGGCTTCCTTCCCGACGTCGAGCGCATCCTGGCCGCCCTGCCGCCAGTACGCCAGGCGATGCTGTTCTCGGCAACCATGCCCGGCGCCGTGATCACCATGGCCCGCCGCTATATGACCCGTCCAACCCATATCCGTGCCCAGGATCCGGGCGATGATGATTCGCTGACCAAGCGCAACATCCGCCAGCTGATCTACCGTGCGCACAACATGGACAAAGATGAGATGGTTGCCCGTCTGCTGCAGGCCGAAGGCCGCGGCAAGACCATCATCTTCACCCAGACCAAGCGTTCGGCTGCCCGCTTGTCCGATGAGCTGATCGACCGCGGCTTCAACGCCGGTTCGCTGCACGGCGACTTGGGCCAGGGCGCCCGCGAGCAGGCCTTGAAGGCCTTCCGCTCGGGCAAGGTTGAAATCCTGGTCGCCACCGACGTTGCCGCCCGCGGCATCGACGTGGACGACGTCACCCACGTGGTCAACCTGCAGTGCCCGGATGACGAGAACACGTACTTGCACCGCGTAGGCCGCACCGGCCGTGCCGGCAACACCGGCACCGCGGTCACCTTCGTGGACTGGGATTCGGTGCCACGCTGGTCGCTGATCAACAAGGCGCTGGGCCTGAACGTTCCCGAGCCAGTGGAAACCTACTCCTCCTCGCCGCACTTCTTCGCTGATCTGGAGATCCCGAAGGGCACCAAGGGACGCTTGCAGCGTGCCAAGAAGAGTGCACCGGCTGAGGGCGACGGTTCGCCGCGCCGCGATGAATCGGCACGCACCCCGCGCCGCCGCAGCAGCTCGCGCACCCGTACCCGCACCGTGAACGGCGAGCAGAAGCATAGCTCCCAGGGCGGCGCAGCTGAGCAGGACGGCGCACGCCACGGCCACTCCAAGGGCAAGCAGGACCGCCCGGCCCGTGAAAATGAGCGTCATCGCGAAACTCACGTTTCCGGCGAGGAACAGCAGGCTGAAAGCGGCGCCACCGCACGTCGCCGCCGCCCGCGCCGCCGCACCCGCAGCACCGAAGACGGCGGCCAGGACTAA
- a CDS encoding DNA-methyltransferase, with the protein MPQARTQDAEPSGVQAAGNTVYHGDNLSILGSLPDQSFTLIYVDPPFNTGRKQTRAQRTMVRAAEGEGDRTGFKGREYNTELGIARSYHDTFDDYLSFIEPRLREAHRLLAEDGTLYVHLDYREVHYVKVLLDQIFGRDCFLNELIWAYDYGARAKSRWPAKHDTILVYVKDPKQYHFDSAEVDREPYMAPGLVTPEKRALGKLPTDVWWHTIVSPTGKEKTGYPTQKPEGVLRRIVAASSRPGDLVLDFFAGSGTTGAVAAKLGRQFVLIDQNPEAIEVMKARLPEGTNYIEGDVPVP; encoded by the coding sequence TTGCCCCAGGCCCGAACGCAGGACGCTGAGCCGTCCGGCGTTCAGGCCGCGGGCAATACCGTGTATCACGGTGATAACCTCTCCATCCTCGGCTCCTTGCCAGATCAAAGCTTCACCCTGATCTATGTGGATCCGCCGTTCAACACCGGACGCAAGCAAACCCGTGCCCAGCGCACCATGGTTCGCGCTGCCGAAGGCGAAGGCGACCGCACTGGTTTCAAGGGACGCGAGTACAACACCGAGCTGGGAATCGCTCGTTCATATCACGATACATTTGATGACTATCTCAGCTTCATCGAGCCGCGGCTGCGCGAAGCCCATCGGTTGCTGGCTGAGGACGGCACCTTGTACGTGCACCTAGATTACCGCGAGGTGCACTACGTGAAGGTGCTGCTCGATCAGATTTTTGGTCGTGATTGCTTCTTGAATGAACTAATCTGGGCCTATGACTACGGGGCTCGGGCCAAGAGCCGCTGGCCGGCCAAGCACGACACTATCTTGGTCTACGTGAAGGATCCCAAGCAGTACCACTTCGACTCGGCCGAGGTGGACCGCGAGCCGTATATGGCTCCCGGTCTGGTTACCCCGGAGAAGCGCGCCTTGGGCAAGCTTCCTACCGATGTCTGGTGGCACACGATCGTTTCGCCGACCGGGAAGGAAAAGACCGGCTACCCGACGCAGAAGCCCGAAGGGGTACTGCGCCGAATCGTGGCTGCTTCTTCGCGTCCCGGCGATCTGGTGCTGGACTTCTTCGCCGGTTCGGGAACGACCGGCGCTGTGGCCGCGAAGTTGGGCCGCCAGTTCGTGCTGATCGACCAGAACCCCGAGGCCATCGAGGTCATGAAGGCCCGGTTGCCCGAAGGCACCAACTACATTGAGGGCGACGTACCAGTCCCCTGA
- a CDS encoding PHP domain-containing protein produces MRIDLHTHSNVSDGTETPTQLMHAASVAGLDVVALTDHDQTTGWAQATEAASKLGLGFIPGMEITCQDSNGISVHLLSYLHDPSYQPLLDELDNALNSRIIRARRIVDLLAEDYPISWDLVGEHCLPGSTVGRPHIADALVTAGVVENRNEAFANILSSRSRYYVSHPAVNPVTAVQLVREAGGVPVFAHPKASARGRVVPDSTFHDMIDAGLAGVEVHHRDNTAEGKTWLLELAAEHDLIVTGSSDYHGTGKLNRLGENLTEPDMLQRIIDQGTGTSPSM; encoded by the coding sequence ATGCGAATTGACCTGCACACCCACTCCAATGTGTCCGACGGAACTGAAACTCCCACCCAGCTGATGCATGCAGCTTCGGTTGCCGGCCTGGATGTTGTGGCGCTGACAGATCATGACCAGACCACCGGCTGGGCCCAGGCCACGGAGGCGGCCTCGAAGCTTGGCTTGGGGTTCATCCCGGGCATGGAGATCACCTGCCAGGACTCCAACGGGATCAGCGTGCACCTGCTGAGCTATCTGCACGACCCGTCCTACCAGCCGCTGCTCGATGAACTGGATAATGCGCTGAACTCACGCATCATCCGCGCCCGGCGCATCGTGGATTTGCTTGCCGAGGACTACCCGATCAGCTGGGATCTGGTGGGGGAGCATTGCCTGCCCGGCTCCACCGTGGGCCGCCCGCATATTGCCGACGCCCTGGTCACTGCCGGGGTAGTGGAAAACCGCAATGAGGCTTTTGCCAATATTCTTTCTTCACGCTCGCGCTATTACGTCTCGCATCCAGCGGTCAATCCGGTCACTGCGGTGCAATTGGTGCGTGAAGCCGGTGGTGTCCCAGTCTTCGCCCACCCCAAGGCCTCAGCGCGTGGACGGGTCGTTCCGGACTCCACCTTCCACGACATGATCGATGCGGGACTGGCAGGTGTTGAAGTGCACCACCGGGACAATACCGCTGAAGGCAAAACTTGGTTGCTGGAGCTGGCCGCCGAGCACGACCTGATTGTCACCGGCTCCTCGGATTACCACGGCACCGGAAAACTGAACCGGCTCGGTGAGAATCTCACCGAGCCGGACATGTTGCAAAGAATTATTGATCAGGGGACTGGTACGTCGCCCTCAATGTAG
- a CDS encoding aminopeptidase P family protein, whose amino-acid sequence MTNQDSSAPSTDQPLEDRVNNRSQRPTSKAFQEFMATSWAPDTSDLPAQDAAAGYAVARRAKLSENFTGERLVIPAGPLKVRSNDTDYRFRPHSAFAHLTGLGVDHEPDAVLVMEPTDDGAGEHGSNHVSTLYFAPMAGRDTTDFYLNSRSGEFWVGPRPTLSSLSARTGMPTDSLDQLEMAITKNSGPQALGGIRIRLVREVDLNIEALVDTSRMNTGQDLEASDALDTELSEFVSEIRLVKDEYEIAELRKSVNATINGFEDVVRNLDKAMAHERGERVVEGAFFARARLEGNELGYDTIAASGNNATILHWIRNTGTVKDGEVLLLDAGVEAESLYTADITRSLPVNGKYTEVQRKVYQAVLDAADAAFAAAKPGLKFRDLHLIATRVLSERLHEWGILPVSVEEAMDPEGQHHRRWMPHGTSHHLGLDVHDCAQARAELYLDAVLEEGMVFTIEPGLYFKDEDLAIPEEYRGLGVRIEDDILVTADGAENLSAALPRKPDEVEAWMAKLRG is encoded by the coding sequence ATGACCAATCAAGATTCATCTGCACCAAGCACTGATCAGCCGTTGGAAGACCGTGTGAACAACCGTTCCCAGCGTCCAACGTCCAAGGCATTCCAGGAATTCATGGCCACCTCGTGGGCCCCTGATACCTCCGATTTGCCAGCACAAGATGCCGCAGCCGGCTACGCGGTAGCCCGCCGTGCCAAGCTCTCGGAAAACTTCACCGGTGAACGCCTCGTCATTCCGGCCGGACCGCTCAAGGTCCGCTCCAATGACACCGACTACCGTTTCCGCCCGCACTCGGCCTTCGCCCACCTGACCGGCTTGGGTGTCGACCACGAGCCGGATGCGGTTCTGGTGATGGAACCAACCGATGACGGCGCGGGCGAGCACGGTTCCAACCACGTTTCCACCCTGTACTTCGCCCCGATGGCAGGCCGCGACACCACCGATTTCTACCTGAACTCGCGTTCGGGCGAATTCTGGGTGGGCCCGCGCCCAACCCTTTCCTCACTTTCTGCCCGCACCGGCATGCCAACCGATTCGCTGGACCAGCTGGAAATGGCCATCACGAAGAACTCCGGCCCGCAGGCCCTGGGCGGCATCCGCATCCGCCTGGTCCGAGAGGTGGATCTGAACATCGAGGCCCTGGTGGATACCTCGCGCATGAACACCGGCCAGGACCTGGAAGCCAGCGATGCGCTGGATACCGAGCTGTCCGAGTTCGTCTCGGAAATCCGCCTGGTCAAGGACGAGTACGAAATCGCAGAATTGCGCAAGTCCGTGAACGCGACCATCAACGGTTTCGAAGACGTAGTACGCAACCTGGACAAGGCCATGGCCCACGAACGCGGCGAACGCGTCGTTGAAGGCGCCTTCTTTGCCCGTGCCCGACTCGAGGGTAACGAGCTGGGCTACGACACCATCGCGGCCTCGGGCAACAACGCCACCATCTTGCACTGGATCCGCAACACCGGAACCGTCAAGGACGGCGAAGTGCTGCTGCTGGATGCCGGTGTCGAAGCCGAATCGCTGTACACCGCAGACATCACTCGCTCGCTGCCGGTCAACGGCAAGTACACCGAGGTCCAGCGCAAGGTCTACCAGGCCGTGCTGGATGCCGCTGATGCTGCCTTCGCCGCGGCCAAGCCGGGCTTGAAGTTCCGCGATCTGCACCTGATCGCTACCCGTGTGCTGTCCGAGCGCCTGCACGAGTGGGGCATCTTGCCGGTATCGGTGGAAGAAGCCATGGATCCAGAAGGCCAGCATCATCGCCGCTGGATGCCGCACGGCACCAGCCACCACCTGGGCCTTGATGTCCACGACTGCGCACAGGCACGCGCCGAGCTGTACCTGGACGCCGTACTTGAAGAGGGCATGGTCTTCACCATAGAGCCGGGCCTGTACTTCAAGGATGAGGATCTGGCGATTCCTGAGGAGTACCGCGGCCTGGGCGTGCGCATCGAAGATGACATCCTGGTCACCGCTGATGGCGCCGAGAACCTGAGTGCCGCCCTGCCACGCAAGCCTGATGAGGTTGAAGCGTGGATGGCTAAGCTGCGCGGCTAA
- a CDS encoding general stress protein, translating to MTSPHGVNSISTSGLPRGELLGRYTSYLDAQKLVDYLADNDFPVAAVSIVGNDVRTVERVTAKLSYPRVALAGAAQGGMMGLFVGLLLTLFGGGGNGLYQILSAIGLGMAIWMIAGVISYSTRRGKRDFASSSQFVATSFDVVVDFEHAQAARTLASKLPMRPNQAPAQPVAQTPQQPQQPQPQQPAAAPATQGAAPAPEAGAQPAAEQPRSGQFPDLPDGRPRYGVRVNEPLPAAPAPAQKPEEASAAPAASQQPGGDHATAPVSEQQPAKQPEAEDLSEVEPKVDAAGQTQAPAQDAESNKD from the coding sequence ATGACCTCGCCTCATGGAGTAAATTCGATTAGCACCAGCGGCCTTCCGCGCGGAGAATTGCTTGGACGCTACACCAGCTATCTCGACGCCCAAAAGCTCGTTGATTATCTGGCCGACAACGACTTCCCCGTCGCTGCGGTAAGCATCGTCGGCAATGACGTACGCACCGTGGAGCGAGTCACTGCAAAACTTTCCTACCCACGTGTAGCGCTGGCCGGCGCGGCCCAGGGCGGCATGATGGGCCTGTTCGTCGGCCTGCTCCTGACCCTGTTCGGCGGCGGCGGAAACGGCCTGTACCAGATCCTCTCGGCCATCGGCCTGGGCATGGCGATCTGGATGATCGCCGGGGTTATCAGCTATTCGACTCGTCGCGGCAAGCGCGACTTCGCCTCCTCCAGCCAGTTCGTGGCCACCAGCTTCGATGTCGTGGTGGACTTCGAGCATGCACAGGCTGCCAGGACCCTGGCTTCGAAGCTGCCGATGCGTCCAAATCAGGCACCGGCCCAGCCAGTAGCCCAGACTCCACAGCAGCCACAGCAGCCGCAGCCTCAGCAACCAGCTGCTGCACCAGCGACTCAGGGTGCAGCGCCTGCACCGGAAGCCGGAGCACAGCCTGCTGCTGAGCAGCCGCGCAGCGGACAGTTCCCTGACCTGCCAGATGGCCGCCCGCGCTACGGTGTGCGAGTCAACGAACCACTGCCAGCTGCCCCAGCACCAGCACAGAAGCCCGAGGAAGCCAGCGCGGCCCCGGCCGCCAGCCAGCAGCCAGGTGGCGATCACGCTACAGCCCCGGTCAGCGAACAGCAGCCAGCCAAGCAGCCGGAAGCCGAAGACCTCTCTGAGGTTGAGCCGAAGGTAGATGCTGCAGGGCAGACTCAGGCACCGGCCCAGGACGCAGAGTCCAACAAGGACTGA
- a CDS encoding magnesium transporter MgtE N-terminal domain-containing protein, with protein sequence MSAQVSKIFVARLLGLDVFDPLGDRLGRLRDVVVVSRGPKRPAACVGLVVEVPGKRRVFVPMTRIQSMEANQVICNGLVNMRRFQQRGQEILVVAEMFDRMITFVDGSGRGVIEDVGLTQTRRGDWEINEYYVQRGEPTANILGLRSRRRHKILVSWDEVSHGAQTEPQSADTFVAAHDEMKPADFADALHEMNEKRRLEIAAHLQDERLADVLQELPDREQVEILSALGLERAADVLEEMDPDDAADLLAEVSEETKHQLLDLMNEEEAKDVRRLLAYPEGTAGSVMTPVPVILTPESTVAEALASVRLEELSPALASTVYVVRPPLETPTGRYLGQVHIQALLRAAPPEPLGDILDTELEPMSDLANISEVVRHLATYNLTSVGVTNKEGRLVGAITVDDVLDHILPDDWRSQD encoded by the coding sequence GTGAGCGCACAAGTGTCTAAAATCTTCGTCGCCCGGCTGCTCGGGCTTGATGTCTTCGACCCCTTGGGCGACCGCTTGGGCCGTTTGCGCGATGTCGTGGTGGTCTCACGCGGCCCCAAGAGACCCGCCGCCTGCGTGGGTTTGGTGGTCGAGGTGCCCGGAAAGCGACGGGTCTTCGTTCCAATGACCCGCATCCAATCCATGGAAGCCAATCAGGTGATCTGCAACGGCCTGGTCAATATGCGCCGATTCCAGCAGCGCGGCCAGGAAATCCTGGTGGTTGCCGAAATGTTCGACCGCATGATCACCTTCGTTGACGGATCAGGGCGCGGTGTCATTGAAGACGTCGGATTAACCCAGACCCGACGAGGCGACTGGGAAATCAACGAATACTACGTCCAGCGCGGAGAGCCTACGGCCAACATCCTGGGCTTGCGTTCGCGCCGCCGCCACAAGATCTTGGTCTCCTGGGATGAGGTCAGCCACGGGGCTCAGACCGAACCTCAGTCAGCTGACACCTTCGTGGCCGCCCACGATGAGATGAAGCCTGCAGACTTCGCCGACGCACTGCATGAGATGAATGAGAAGCGCCGACTGGAAATCGCCGCGCACCTGCAAGATGAGCGCCTGGCCGATGTGCTCCAGGAGCTGCCGGACCGCGAACAGGTCGAGATCCTTTCGGCCTTGGGCCTTGAACGCGCCGCAGACGTGCTGGAGGAAATGGACCCGGATGACGCGGCCGACCTCTTGGCCGAAGTCAGCGAAGAGACCAAGCACCAGCTGCTGGATCTGATGAACGAGGAAGAAGCCAAGGACGTACGCCGTCTGCTGGCCTACCCCGAGGGCACCGCCGGTTCTGTGATGACCCCGGTTCCGGTGATCCTGACTCCCGAATCCACCGTGGCCGAGGCCCTGGCCTCGGTACGTCTTGAAGAATTGAGCCCGGCGCTGGCCTCCACCGTGTATGTGGTGCGCCCGCCGCTGGAGACACCCACCGGACGCTACCTGGGCCAAGTCCACATCCAGGCGTTGCTGCGTGCCGCTCCCCCGGAGCCGCTGGGCGATATCCTAGATACTGAGCTTGAACCGATGTCGGATCTGGCAAATATCTCCGAGGTGGTTCGCCACTTGGCTACCTACAACCTCACCAGCGTGGGTGTCACAAACAAAGAAGGACGCCTGGTCGGCGCCATCACCGTTGATGACGTGCTGGACCATATCCTCCCCGACGACTGGCGTTCGCAAGACTAG
- a CDS encoding DUF1003 domain-containing protein, with product MAEQRKSNGLDTPLAARQRFWPRFSPNPDLFGSATEKFARFMGTPTFLLYMTVFCAFWLVWNSVAPINWRFDDATIGFTALTLMLSLQASYAAPLLLLAQNRQDDRDRVSLTEDRARAERNLYDTEYLTRELASLRLALRDVATRDYVRSELRNVLEELLETTDGEELHLRARKKGGNKNSQPQTGVIETVKPQHSQPRKNN from the coding sequence ATGGCTGAGCAGCGCAAGAGTAACGGCCTGGATACCCCGCTTGCAGCACGACAACGCTTCTGGCCCCGGTTCTCCCCGAACCCGGATCTGTTCGGTTCGGCGACCGAGAAGTTCGCCCGATTCATGGGCACCCCGACGTTCTTGCTGTACATGACGGTGTTCTGCGCCTTCTGGCTGGTCTGGAACTCGGTGGCCCCGATCAACTGGCGCTTTGATGATGCCACCATCGGCTTCACCGCGCTGACCTTGATGCTCTCCTTGCAGGCTTCCTACGCCGCACCGCTGCTGCTACTGGCTCAGAACCGTCAGGATGACCGTGACCGCGTCTCGCTGACCGAAGACCGCGCCCGGGCCGAACGCAACCTCTACGACACCGAGTACCTGACTCGCGAGCTGGCCTCGCTGCGCCTAGCACTGCGCGATGTCGCCACCCGTGACTATGTGCGTTCCGAGCTGCGCAATGTCCTTGAAGAGCTGCTGGAAACCACAGATGGTGAAGAGCTGCATTTGCGCGCCAGGAAAAAAGGCGGCAATAAGAATTCCCAGCCGCAAACCGGCGTGATCGAAACCGTCAAGCCCCAGCACAGCCAGCCTCGGAAGAACAACTAA